A stretch of the uncultured Desulfobacter sp. genome encodes the following:
- a CDS encoding 4Fe-4S dicluster domain-containing protein encodes MIKRSFFALSKPRLTYDLLDTSLQSAEELAVPGSLTLLLPEEIDSAKKALIGPGDAVKKGQKLKLYDDSASYVLSPVAGTIKGFDSYSDDFGNRATYLTIKSDPSIKDDDQWAQTDLDETLAFAADYLEQLPGGLPVSTLTNPNYDIRTIVVTGADTDILCDTCQFVCTAYAGLMVAGAKILKRMTRADRFCITVPENLSAQVDLDGFNVLRTSNTYPSNLPAMVIKDHFGKTLLPGQTPEDQGICFIRPEVLVSLARTYETGHPVFDKVITLIDKGGQKYRVKATIGTPISKILTCFNVQINERDRIIIGGPMRGSATYTVHHPVVPDMDTIIVQDSDVIPELSDNACVNCGECVRICPANVPVNLLVRYLEANLYEEAADRFDLESCIECGLCGYVCRARIPLYQYIRLGKHELLTLRENA; translated from the coding sequence ATGATTAAACGATCTTTTTTCGCTCTATCCAAGCCCAGGCTGACGTACGATCTACTTGATACGTCTTTGCAGTCAGCTGAAGAACTTGCAGTGCCTGGCAGCCTTACCCTTCTTTTGCCTGAAGAAATTGACTCGGCAAAAAAGGCTTTAATCGGCCCGGGAGATGCTGTTAAAAAAGGGCAAAAACTAAAGCTTTACGATGATAGTGCATCTTATGTACTGTCTCCTGTCGCAGGCACGATTAAGGGATTTGACTCTTACTCTGATGATTTTGGCAACAGAGCAACTTATTTAACGATCAAGTCAGACCCATCAATCAAAGACGATGATCAATGGGCCCAGACAGATCTGGACGAAACGCTTGCGTTTGCCGCCGATTATCTTGAGCAACTTCCAGGGGGATTGCCCGTTTCAACCCTGACAAACCCAAACTATGACATTAGGACCATTGTTGTGACAGGCGCAGACACAGACATTCTATGTGATACCTGTCAATTTGTTTGCACCGCATATGCAGGCCTGATGGTTGCCGGAGCCAAAATTCTTAAAAGAATGACTCGGGCCGACCGGTTCTGCATTACAGTGCCGGAAAATCTTTCCGCCCAGGTAGATCTTGATGGTTTCAATGTACTTAGAACATCTAATACATATCCATCTAATCTACCTGCCATGGTAATAAAGGATCATTTCGGCAAAACACTTTTGCCAGGCCAGACCCCTGAAGATCAGGGTATTTGTTTTATTCGTCCCGAGGTACTGGTCTCCCTTGCCCGGACTTACGAAACAGGGCATCCGGTGTTTGACAAAGTCATCACGCTGATTGACAAAGGCGGGCAAAAATATCGAGTCAAGGCCACCATCGGTACCCCCATCAGTAAAATCCTTACCTGCTTCAATGTTCAGATCAATGAACGGGATCGGATCATTATCGGCGGCCCCATGCGTGGTTCAGCTACATATACGGTTCATCACCCCGTGGTTCCGGACATGGATACTATCATAGTTCAAGACAGTGATGTTATTCCGGAACTTTCAGACAATGCCTGTGTCAATTGCGGCGAGTGCGTTCGCATCTGCCCGGCCAATGTTCCCGTGAACCTGCTGGTGCGGTATCTTGAAGCAAACCTTTATGAAGAGGCTGCGGACAGGTTCGATCTGGAATCCTGTATCGAGTGTGGGCTTTGCGGCTATGTATGCAGGGCCAGGATTCCTTTATATCAGTATATCCGCTTGGGCAAACATGAACTGTTGACCCTTCGTGAAAATGCTTGA
- a CDS encoding RnfABCDGE type electron transport complex subunit D: MNNTKLIVSHAPFWHNGDSLFQQNLNFIIALIPAAIFGILNFGAPALGVLALATSSAMLWEVIMSAISKQKLAVGNMESAVIGFLFGMMVPATMPWWVVITGTFIAVILGKYAFGGTGGNPFHPTLVGIAILTMSWPAFLDFDTAYVSYQFDFTALAPLAALKSQGTSALGLFSNYDLLMGNEVGGIGSTFGLGIIIGGIYLMLRGYARWEIVVSFIAGILITATIFYVLHPDAYAPPLFHLFAGYTLIGAFFLAVENSSSPVNRIPMLIYGFLGGFMIILVRNIGIYPDGTILSILLINLINPLIDVIKPKALGKGVPNA; the protein is encoded by the coding sequence ATGAATAATACTAAACTGATTGTTTCCCATGCTCCTTTCTGGCATAACGGAGACAGCCTGTTCCAACAGAATTTGAATTTCATTATCGCACTTATACCTGCCGCAATTTTCGGCATTCTCAATTTTGGTGCACCTGCTCTCGGAGTACTGGCCCTTGCCACTTCATCAGCCATGCTCTGGGAAGTCATCATGTCAGCCATTTCCAAACAAAAATTAGCCGTAGGCAACATGGAATCTGCCGTCATCGGCTTTTTGTTTGGCATGATGGTTCCGGCCACGATGCCATGGTGGGTTGTGATTACCGGCACTTTTATCGCGGTGATTTTAGGTAAATATGCGTTTGGTGGTACCGGCGGGAATCCGTTCCACCCGACCTTGGTGGGTATTGCAATCCTTACGATGTCCTGGCCTGCCTTCCTGGACTTTGATACCGCTTATGTATCATACCAGTTTGACTTTACGGCCCTTGCACCTTTGGCTGCACTGAAATCCCAGGGGACGTCTGCTCTTGGCTTATTTTCCAACTACGATCTGCTTATGGGCAACGAAGTTGGCGGTATTGGTTCCACCTTTGGGCTTGGAATCATCATTGGCGGAATTTACCTGATGCTAAGGGGTTATGCCCGCTGGGAAATTGTAGTGTCCTTCATCGCAGGCATACTGATTACTGCAACAATTTTCTATGTGCTCCATCCTGACGCATATGCCCCACCATTATTTCACCTGTTTGCCGGATATACCCTTATAGGGGCCTTTTTTCTGGCTGTGGAAAATTCATCCTCTCCGGTTAATCGCATTCCCATGCTGATTTACGGTTTTTTAGGTGGATTTATGATCATTCTGGTCCGCAATATTGGTATCTATCCGGACGGCACGATCTTGTCCATCTTGTTAATAAACCTTATTAACCCGCTGATTGATGTAATAAAACCCAAAGCTCTTGGAAAGGGGGTTCCCAATGCGTGA
- a CDS encoding RnfABCDGE type electron transport complex subunit G, whose amino-acid sequence MREMLSMIVVLTVLTAVSGGLLAAVEKTTKPQIEEQVLKFQKAPAIKEIFTDVTNNPIQERVDVTVDDTTLQVFPGVLADGQKAVAFEAKGTGFGGPVGLMVGINLDTDEIIAVRVTTHSETPGIGSRAKDDLSFVSQFAGMSMSANFGLKKGGGEIDAMSGATVTSGGVSQAALAAQALYKKLKPEIVKQIN is encoded by the coding sequence ATGCGTGAGATGCTAAGTATGATTGTGGTACTGACCGTTCTCACGGCAGTATCCGGCGGCCTTCTGGCTGCTGTTGAAAAGACAACCAAACCCCAGATTGAAGAGCAGGTCCTAAAGTTTCAGAAAGCACCGGCTATTAAAGAAATCTTCACTGATGTTACCAATAATCCTATTCAGGAACGCGTTGACGTAACTGTTGACGACACCACGCTTCAGGTCTTTCCGGGTGTTCTCGCCGATGGTCAAAAAGCAGTTGCATTTGAAGCCAAAGGCACAGGCTTTGGTGGACCGGTTGGTCTGATGGTCGGCATCAACCTTGACACGGATGAAATCATCGCGGTGCGCGTTACAACCCATTCAGAGACCCCCGGCATCGGTTCCAGGGCCAAAGATGACTTGTCCTTTGTTTCTCAGTTTGCCGGTATGTCCATGTCCGCTAATTTTGGGCTTAAAAAAGGCGGAGGCGAAATTGACGCCATGTCCGGAGCAACGGTTACGTCAGGTGGTGTCAGCCAGGCCGCACTTGCCGCCCAGGCGCTGTACAAGAAACTGAAACCTGAAATCGTTAAACAGATCAACTAA
- a CDS encoding electron transport complex subunit E: MAQSLVKEFTKGLWAEIPPFRLVLGLCPTLAVTKTVENGIGMGVATTFVLVFSNILVSMLRNIIPSKVRIACYIVIIATFVTIVEFMMQAYTYELFLKLGIFIPLIVVNCIVLGRAEAFAGKNTVIPSAADGLGMGLGFTMSLAALGAVRELIGAGTLTVWGGSPIFTVGHGYIPFQFMVEAPGAFVGLGLMLCLMNLIGKK; encoded by the coding sequence ATGGCACAATCCCTGGTAAAAGAATTTACAAAAGGTCTATGGGCGGAAATTCCGCCATTTCGGCTGGTTCTTGGGCTTTGCCCGACTCTTGCCGTAACAAAGACCGTAGAAAATGGTATAGGCATGGGCGTGGCCACCACCTTTGTTCTGGTCTTCTCGAATATCCTGGTTTCCATGCTTAGAAATATAATTCCCTCAAAGGTTAGAATTGCCTGCTACATCGTTATTATCGCCACATTTGTTACCATCGTGGAATTTATGATGCAGGCATACACCTATGAGCTGTTCCTAAAGCTGGGGATTTTTATCCCCTTGATTGTTGTTAACTGTATTGTACTGGGTCGAGCGGAAGCGTTTGCCGGTAAAAATACAGTAATTCCATCTGCGGCTGACGGTTTGGGCATGGGTCTTGGTTTTACAATGTCTCTGGCTGCGCTTGGGGCTGTACGTGAACTCATTGGTGCCGGCACCCTGACGGTATGGGGAGGTTCGCCCATTTTTACAGTAGGGCACGGCTACATTCCCTTTCAATTCATGGTAGAAGCGCCGGGTGCATTTGTCGGCCTGGGCCTGATGCTCTGTCTGATGAACCTCATCGGGAAAAAATAA
- a CDS encoding RnfABCDGE type electron transport complex subunit A: protein MGDLFVLAISCIFINNILLAQFLGNCPFLGTSKKMETALGMGMAVVFVLVMAGMITWIVDVYLLKALNVEFLRTVSFILVIASLVQFVEMFLKKSIPGLYAGLGIFLPLITTNCAVMGVCLINIKEEYTFIEALVSSFAYAVGFGLALVLFAGVRERVILARVPKALQDTSIGLVTAGLIALIFTVFRGMV from the coding sequence ATGGGTGATTTATTTGTTCTGGCAATTAGCTGCATTTTCATCAACAATATTCTCCTTGCCCAATTCCTAGGCAACTGCCCTTTTCTCGGCACCTCCAAAAAAATGGAAACCGCATTGGGCATGGGTATGGCTGTTGTATTTGTTTTGGTCATGGCAGGTATGATAACTTGGATAGTAGACGTTTACCTGCTTAAAGCGCTGAATGTTGAATTTCTTCGCACCGTTTCCTTTATTCTGGTTATTGCATCCCTGGTACAGTTCGTGGAAATGTTCTTAAAAAAGAGTATTCCTGGGTTGTATGCCGGTTTGGGTATTTTTCTTCCGCTGATCACAACTAACTGCGCTGTTATGGGTGTGTGTTTGATCAACATCAAGGAAGAATACACCTTTATTGAGGCACTGGTATCTTCATTTGCTTATGCCGTAGGTTTTGGTCTGGCTTTGGTTTTGTTTGCAGGCGTCAGGGAACGGGTCATTCTTGCAAGAGTGCCCAAAGCTTTGCAGGATACCTCCATCGGTCTTGTGACCGCGGGTCTGATCGCATTGATCTTTACCGTTTTCCGAGGCATGGTTTAG
- a CDS encoding FAD-dependent oxidoreductase: MIPAILLMLGIGATCGIVLSLASKVFYVYEDPRIAQVENNLAGANCGGCGYAGCSAAAEAIVSGKEPPSLCIVNSKEGVEAVSIIMGVDAGAAEAPLSYNMCEGGNRAADKYHYMGVSSCKAMAVIYGGHRVCTVGCIGLGDCVNACQFGALHMGANGHPVVDDDKCVGCGACQKACPKDIIEVKTLTEKLMKFNQQHDPLAPCAQTCPAEINIPKYIRQLKEGKYAEAVQTIRMRNPLPLACGRVCPHPCENECRRGIEDEAVSINQLKRFVADYEMNSGNKIPIPCAPENGMKVAVIGGGPGGLSAAYFLRRIGYKVSIFEAMPKLGGMIRYGIPEYRLPKKILDWEIQTILDLGINAFTHLRFGTDFGLGSLMAGGYNAVCLTVGAWKDYSLGIEGEDLPGCFTGIDFLQRMSSGEKLELGKTAAIVGGGNTAVDCARTLLRCGLEKVYMVYRRTRKEMPANEVEIVASEEEGIEFVFLAAPTRVIAGEDGKCKQLEYLKMQLGEPDKSGRRRPEPIEGSETALDVEMVISAIGQAPDASFKEQDPHRRMTELELTRWNTIDNDPTTLQSSVPYIFTAGDSATGPGLVVEAIGSGRRAARSIDLFLKGEPVEPPKDSLQQKRIHESIFTSVDGITPVPRAKMPELPVSERLDSFIEVDQVLDEEEAIREANRCLNCCRICYNPDTPFPIAK, from the coding sequence ATGATTCCAGCTATACTGCTAATGCTGGGCATTGGCGCAACATGCGGCATCGTGCTCAGTCTTGCTTCCAAAGTCTTTTATGTGTATGAAGATCCAAGGATCGCACAGGTAGAGAACAATCTTGCAGGCGCCAACTGCGGTGGCTGCGGATATGCCGGCTGTTCTGCAGCAGCAGAAGCCATTGTGTCCGGCAAGGAACCCCCAAGCCTTTGCATAGTTAATTCTAAGGAAGGTGTGGAAGCGGTTTCCATAATTATGGGTGTTGACGCGGGTGCGGCCGAAGCCCCTCTGTCTTACAATATGTGTGAGGGTGGCAACCGGGCCGCTGATAAATACCACTACATGGGTGTGTCATCCTGCAAGGCCATGGCTGTTATTTATGGCGGACACAGGGTTTGTACGGTAGGCTGCATTGGCCTTGGGGACTGTGTTAATGCGTGCCAGTTTGGTGCGCTTCATATGGGGGCGAATGGCCATCCTGTGGTAGATGACGACAAATGCGTCGGCTGCGGCGCTTGCCAGAAGGCCTGCCCCAAAGATATTATCGAGGTCAAGACCCTGACCGAAAAACTGATGAAATTCAACCAGCAGCATGATCCTCTAGCACCGTGTGCCCAGACCTGCCCTGCTGAAATCAATATCCCGAAATACATTCGTCAGCTTAAAGAGGGTAAATACGCCGAAGCGGTTCAAACCATACGCATGCGCAATCCTTTGCCTCTTGCCTGTGGCCGTGTATGTCCTCATCCTTGTGAAAACGAGTGCAGAAGAGGCATAGAAGACGAAGCGGTATCCATCAATCAGCTCAAACGCTTTGTTGCCGACTATGAAATGAATTCCGGCAATAAAATTCCTATCCCATGTGCACCTGAAAACGGTATGAAAGTTGCGGTTATCGGCGGTGGCCCCGGCGGTCTTTCTGCAGCATATTTCCTTCGCCGTATAGGTTATAAAGTTTCTATATTTGAAGCTATGCCCAAATTAGGCGGCATGATACGCTATGGTATTCCGGAATACCGGCTACCCAAAAAGATCCTGGACTGGGAGATTCAGACTATTCTTGACCTTGGTATCAATGCATTCACCCATCTTCGATTTGGAACGGATTTCGGCTTAGGCTCCCTTATGGCCGGCGGCTACAATGCCGTGTGTCTCACGGTTGGTGCCTGGAAAGATTACTCTCTGGGGATTGAAGGCGAAGATCTTCCCGGATGCTTTACCGGTATTGATTTTCTTCAACGCATGTCTTCGGGTGAAAAACTTGAACTGGGCAAAACAGCAGCCATAGTTGGTGGTGGCAATACTGCTGTCGACTGCGCAAGAACACTTCTTCGGTGCGGTCTTGAAAAAGTCTACATGGTCTATCGTCGTACCAGAAAAGAGATGCCGGCCAATGAAGTGGAAATCGTGGCGTCTGAAGAAGAAGGTATTGAATTTGTATTCCTGGCAGCCCCCACACGGGTTATTGCCGGTGAAGACGGCAAATGTAAACAGCTTGAATACCTGAAAATGCAACTGGGAGAGCCTGACAAGTCAGGACGCCGTCGTCCTGAACCTATTGAAGGATCTGAGACTGCCCTTGATGTAGAAATGGTGATCTCGGCCATTGGACAGGCACCGGATGCATCTTTTAAAGAGCAAGATCCCCACCGCAGAATGACGGAACTTGAACTAACGCGGTGGAACACCATTGATAATGATCCTACAACGCTGCAGTCCTCTGTGCCTTACATTTTTACTGCAGGCGACTCTGCTACAGGCCCTGGCCTTGTGGTTGAAGCCATCGGATCTGGCCGTCGTGCAGCAAGATCCATAGACCTGTTCCTTAAAGGCGAGCCTGTAGAACCGCCCAAGGATTCTTTACAACAGAAACGCATCCATGAATCCATTTTTACTTCTGTGGATGGTATTACGCCCGTACCTAGAGCAAAAATGCCTGAATTGCCTGTAAGTGAACGCCTTGACTCTTTTATTGAAGTGGACCAGGTGCTTGACGAGGAAGAGGCTATAAGAGAAGCGAACCGATGCCTGAACTGCTGCCGCATCTGTTACAACCCTGATACACCATTCCCCATTGCCAAATAA
- the mltG gene encoding endolytic transglycosylase MltG, giving the protein MQNFKKEKVDPCHRTRPPQKKLVTPQKKKYVLISAVFCLCIVAGIAAAMLWMSFFINAPAGTRTQPVTFTVSSGQHFTTIAKNLKDQGLISNLSAFKFYVRIKKAATRIKAGEYELNTSMSPKTILNFLISGKNKLYRFTIPEGLNIKEIAMLVQQAGLCSAKDFISLCNDLEFINQLKIPGMTLEGYLFPETYFFSKETDCRTLITKMVFTFNNTFNDTWKAQAKKIGLSIHEIVILASIIEKETGNGKERPIISSVFHNRLKRHMRLESDPTVIYGVSDYDGRIRYKHLRRVTPYNTYKINGLPAGPIANPGAKSLEAALYPAKTDYLFFVSKNDTTHKFSTNLKDHNKAVRKYQLN; this is encoded by the coding sequence TTGCAAAATTTCAAAAAAGAAAAAGTGGACCCATGTCACAGGACACGCCCCCCCCAAAAAAAATTGGTGACGCCTCAAAAGAAAAAATATGTTCTGATTTCAGCAGTATTCTGCCTGTGCATTGTTGCGGGAATCGCTGCTGCTATGCTTTGGATGTCTTTTTTTATTAACGCACCGGCGGGCACACGCACGCAACCTGTTACCTTCACAGTATCTTCAGGGCAGCATTTTACCACCATAGCCAAAAATCTAAAGGACCAGGGTTTAATTTCAAATCTCAGTGCATTTAAATTTTATGTACGGATAAAAAAGGCTGCAACCCGGATTAAGGCCGGGGAGTATGAGCTGAACACAAGTATGAGCCCGAAAACCATCTTAAATTTTTTAATTTCGGGGAAAAACAAACTATACAGATTTACCATCCCTGAAGGCCTGAACATAAAAGAAATTGCAATGCTCGTTCAGCAAGCCGGTTTATGTTCTGCCAAAGACTTTATATCTTTATGCAATGATCTAGAATTTATCAATCAATTGAAAATACCTGGTATGACCTTAGAGGGTTATCTGTTTCCAGAGACCTATTTTTTTTCAAAAGAGACGGACTGTAGGACTTTAATCACTAAAATGGTATTCACCTTTAACAATACATTTAATGATACGTGGAAAGCCCAGGCAAAAAAAATTGGCTTAAGTATCCATGAAATTGTCATCCTTGCTTCAATAATTGAAAAGGAGACCGGCAATGGAAAAGAAAGGCCTATAATTTCATCTGTATTCCACAACCGCTTGAAACGCCATATGCGACTTGAAAGTGACCCCACAGTGATTTACGGGGTATCTGACTATGATGGAAGGATTCGATATAAGCATCTAAGGCGTGTCACCCCTTATAACACCTATAAAATTAATGGTCTTCCAGCCGGTCCCATTGCAAACCCAGGCGCTAAGTCCTTAGAGGCCGCCTTGTATCCTGCTAAGACAGACTATCTTTTTTTTGTATCAAAAAACGACACCACCCATAAATTCTCAACCAATCTGAAAGATCATAATAAAGCGGTAAGAAAATACCAGCTGAACTGA
- a CDS encoding Smr/MutS family protein produces the protein MAKKNTRKNKQKIKRKNNPPKLASDTDFLDAFLMDGEKSLKENQLKIKRSVQPKKNINKHGLPFLDDYEIWMNKNIDSEALSDNETLEQDAVTTESEADFSTLLEASLKDNRSFRKIPKPMPLKRRLKRYPAPEADLDLHGFTAIGAQVKARSFISKAHEQGFFTLRIIVGKGLHSEDGPVLPHVVEDLIKEMKKENIVLSYKWEGVKKSKLGAVLVYLNRFDD, from the coding sequence ATGGCAAAGAAAAATACCAGGAAAAATAAACAAAAAATTAAGCGGAAAAATAATCCGCCCAAGTTGGCATCGGACACAGATTTTCTAGATGCGTTTTTAATGGATGGCGAAAAGAGTTTAAAAGAAAACCAGCTAAAGATAAAAAGATCTGTTCAACCCAAGAAAAATATAAATAAACATGGTCTTCCTTTTTTAGATGATTATGAAATCTGGATGAATAAAAATATCGATTCCGAGGCCTTGTCTGATAATGAGACGTTAGAACAGGACGCTGTTACAACTGAATCCGAAGCGGATTTTTCAACCCTGCTTGAGGCTTCTTTGAAAGATAATCGATCCTTTAGAAAAATACCTAAGCCCATGCCCTTGAAAAGACGGCTCAAACGATACCCGGCCCCCGAAGCAGATCTTGACCTCCATGGGTTCACAGCCATCGGCGCCCAGGTTAAGGCCCGGTCTTTTATTTCAAAGGCCCATGAGCAGGGTTTTTTTACCCTGCGCATTATTGTGGGCAAAGGCCTTCATTCAGAAGACGGGCCTGTACTTCCCCATGTTGTAGAGGATTTAATAAAGGAAATGAAAAAAGAAAATATTGTCCTCTCTTATAAATGGGAGGGTGTAAAGAAATCAAAATTAGGTGCTGTGCTTGTTTATCTTAATCGATTTGACGATTAA
- a CDS encoding RNB domain-containing ribonuclease, translated as MNIGKIVEYIDQQKIISAVILSEAKGRLRLLNENSREVSFSEKRLAHVSETGLDTTLSKTTLVSHLKQVTKTRKKLSESIDIKGLWEILHDDPQEIDISAMTLFCFDPPLTPDHEAAVIRAFFNDRLYFKFNKVIFLPFTETQVEAKKRQLREEERRNTLIIKGAAWLIRLRDQDDAGEEPDPVLLKILKDFYVFGNDADQSIVAKKIIQKAGFNSPDPLFELFVKAGIWDADENLDLLSLQIPTSFSPKVIQTADHLCKTSPLIFDDPKRKDLTDLPLITIDGQSTQDYDDAISLETTENGYRLGIHIIDVGAFIRKGDTIDMAARARASSIYMPDDKLPMIPPSLSEDLCSLKEGQLRPGVSTLVQMNRFFEVQDYKIVPSVIKVHQQMSYTEANIVNGKNDPITTLYKMATVLREKRLKTGAIQITLPEVNVWLDENKNIHYTKVDRENPSRMLVSEMMILANTLMAEFLKNNDMPGVFRSQAQPKQRIFKGIETELMPNFLQRKQLSRAVITTHAEPHAGLGVPAYVTATSPIRRYHDLLTQRQIKALLGIGTPYSSQDLDNILTAISVAVSNTGRIQAARKRYWLIKYLQDLKGKNFEGLVLDSYRDHYNVLLKEFMLESRLPTSGLKLKPGNQIQVTIQHADARRGQLTLFAV; from the coding sequence ATGAATATTGGCAAAATTGTTGAATATATAGACCAGCAAAAAATTATATCTGCGGTTATTTTAAGTGAAGCAAAAGGAAGGCTTCGGCTGCTTAATGAAAACAGCCGGGAAGTCAGCTTTTCTGAAAAACGGCTGGCACATGTTTCCGAGACCGGGCTTGATACTACACTTTCCAAAACAACCTTGGTCTCCCACCTTAAGCAGGTAACAAAAACACGCAAAAAACTGTCAGAGTCTATAGATATCAAAGGATTATGGGAAATACTTCATGATGATCCCCAAGAAATTGACATTTCCGCCATGACTTTATTTTGCTTTGATCCGCCTTTAACCCCGGACCATGAAGCCGCCGTTATCCGGGCCTTTTTTAATGACCGCCTATATTTTAAATTTAACAAAGTAATTTTTTTACCTTTCACAGAAACCCAGGTGGAAGCAAAAAAACGGCAACTCAGGGAGGAAGAGCGAAGGAATACGCTAATCATAAAAGGGGCTGCCTGGCTGATCCGGCTCCGAGATCAAGATGATGCCGGCGAAGAACCGGACCCTGTTCTTCTGAAAATTTTAAAAGACTTTTATGTTTTCGGCAATGATGCTGACCAATCTATTGTTGCAAAAAAAATAATTCAAAAGGCAGGTTTTAACTCCCCTGATCCTTTATTTGAACTTTTTGTAAAAGCAGGTATCTGGGATGCAGATGAAAATCTGGATCTGTTATCCCTTCAGATTCCCACTTCATTTTCACCCAAAGTGATTCAGACTGCAGACCACCTGTGCAAAACTTCCCCCCTGATATTTGATGATCCCAAACGCAAGGATCTGACTGATCTGCCTTTGATTACCATTGATGGACAGTCAACCCAGGATTACGATGACGCCATCAGCCTTGAAACAACCGAAAATGGATATCGGCTTGGCATTCATATTATTGATGTCGGCGCCTTCATTCGCAAAGGGGACACAATTGATATGGCCGCCCGGGCGCGCGCCTCTTCCATTTACATGCCCGACGACAAGCTGCCCATGATTCCACCAAGCCTTTCCGAAGATCTATGCAGTCTCAAGGAAGGCCAGTTAAGGCCTGGTGTTTCGACCTTGGTACAGATGAATCGTTTTTTTGAAGTCCAGGACTATAAAATTGTGCCGTCAGTGATCAAGGTCCACCAGCAGATGAGTTATACCGAAGCCAATATTGTAAACGGTAAGAATGACCCCATCACTACGCTTTACAAAATGGCAACCGTACTGCGGGAAAAACGACTCAAAACAGGTGCCATCCAGATTACCCTGCCCGAAGTCAATGTATGGCTGGATGAAAACAAAAACATCCATTATACAAAAGTGGACCGCGAAAATCCGTCGCGGATGCTGGTCTCGGAGATGATGATTCTGGCCAACACTCTGATGGCTGAATTTTTAAAAAATAACGATATGCCAGGGGTATTCCGATCCCAGGCGCAACCGAAACAGCGTATTTTCAAGGGCATTGAAACGGAACTTATGCCCAATTTCCTGCAGCGCAAACAATTAAGCCGGGCTGTGATCACCACCCACGCCGAGCCCCATGCAGGCCTTGGTGTTCCGGCCTATGTCACGGCCACCTCCCCGATCAGGCGGTACCATGACCTGCTCACCCAGCGCCAAATCAAAGCGTTATTGGGTATCGGCACCCCCTATTCATCCCAAGACCTTGATAATATTCTCACAGCCATTTCCGTAGCCGTCTCCAATACGGGCCGCATCCAGGCAGCACGTAAACGCTACTGGCTGATTAAATATCTGCAGGATTTAAAAGGAAAAAATTTTGAAGGGCTGGTACTCGATTCATACAGGGACCACTACAATGTCCTGCTCAAAGAATTTATGCTGGAATCCAGACTGCCGACATCCGGACTGAAACTAAAACCAGGTAACCAGATCCAGGTCACGATCCAGCATGCGGATGCCCGGCGCGGGCAGTTGACGTTATTTGCCGTTTGA
- a CDS encoding cold shock domain-containing protein, with protein sequence MKQKGKLIRWNEDRGFGFIKSLDIKEDVFIHISELKKMSRRPKVNDIIYFDHVTDDGGKKKAINAKIEGVEEVIDRPQKRKKLKGSSFTSKFISLLVFGGLAFVAYATYPYWSQMVINSLPVSFVDEDFTGYRCEGKRYCSEMTSCKEARFYLLNCPNVEIDGDNDGILCESQWCN encoded by the coding sequence ATGAAACAAAAAGGGAAATTAATTCGCTGGAATGAAGATCGTGGATTCGGATTTATAAAATCTCTCGATATCAAAGAGGATGTGTTTATCCATATTTCCGAATTGAAAAAAATGTCCCGTCGACCGAAAGTCAATGACATCATATATTTTGACCATGTAACGGATGATGGAGGTAAGAAAAAAGCAATTAATGCCAAAATTGAAGGTGTTGAAGAGGTTATTGATAGGCCCCAAAAAAGAAAAAAATTAAAAGGAAGTAGTTTTACTTCGAAATTTATATCATTGTTAGTTTTTGGGGGTTTGGCATTTGTCGCATATGCAACTTACCCATATTGGTCACAAATGGTTATAAATTCATTGCCAGTTAGTTTCGTCGATGAAGACTTTACCGGTTATCGTTGTGAAGGAAAAAGATATTGCAGTGAAATGACTTCATGTAAAGAAGCAAGATTCTACCTTCTGAATTGTCCAAATGTGGAGATTGATGGCGATAATGATGGGATTCTATGTGAATCTCAGTGGTGTAACTAA